From a single Deltaproteobacteria bacterium genomic region:
- a CDS encoding DUF523 and DUF1722 domain-containing protein encodes MTGRTLKKQFPRPVVVTSKCFEFDACRYNGQMIPNNFVQRLEPFVDFRPVCPEVEIGLGIPRDPVRVVNKKGDRKLVQPSTGRDLTSLMRSFSEKHLNSLSHVDGFILKSRSPSCGLKDAKEFPNADSEIATGKGPGLFAEKVLKRFPGLAVEDEGRLRNFRIREHFLTKLYTLARFREVKRKGASGELVRFHTENKLLLMSYNQKEMRELGKITANMGRKPSSEVIAEYGERLHHAFANVSRRPSNINVLMHALGYFSDKLTGREKAYFLDLLESYRSGKIPLSAVLTVLESWIVKYEEEYLARQTFFEPYPPELIDIGDSGKGRAI; translated from the coding sequence ATGACCGGCAGAACACTTAAGAAACAGTTTCCGAGGCCTGTAGTGGTAACCAGCAAGTGCTTTGAATTCGACGCCTGCAGGTACAACGGCCAGATGATTCCCAACAACTTCGTGCAGAGGCTTGAGCCGTTCGTCGACTTCAGGCCGGTTTGTCCAGAGGTGGAAATCGGCCTCGGTATTCCGAGGGACCCGGTGAGGGTCGTGAATAAGAAGGGGGACAGGAAACTTGTACAACCCTCCACAGGGCGTGATCTTACGTCGCTCATGAGAAGCTTCTCGGAAAAGCATCTGAATTCGCTCTCTCATGTGGACGGTTTCATACTCAAAAGCCGCTCCCCGTCGTGCGGACTAAAGGACGCAAAGGAATTCCCGAACGCGGATAGCGAGATAGCGACCGGAAAGGGCCCGGGGCTTTTCGCGGAAAAGGTGCTTAAAAGGTTTCCCGGACTCGCCGTTGAGGACGAGGGGAGGCTGAGGAATTTCAGGATCAGGGAGCATTTTCTCACAAAACTCTATACCCTCGCGCGTTTCAGAGAGGTGAAGAGAAAGGGCGCCTCCGGAGAACTCGTAAGATTTCATACCGAGAACAAGCTTCTTCTAATGTCCTACAATCAGAAAGAGATGAGGGAGCTTGGGAAGATCACCGCCAACATGGGCAGAAAACCCTCAAGCGAGGTAATAGCGGAGTACGGAGAGCGTCTTCATCATGCGTTCGCTAACGTGTCCAGACGGCCCTCCAACATAAATGTCCTCATGCACGCTCTCGGTTATTTCTCCGACAAACTTACCGGCAGGGAGAAGGCTTACTTCCTCGACCTTCTGGAGAGCTACCGGAGCGGAAAGATACCGCTGAGCGCGGTGCTTACCGTGCTTGAATCCTGGATCGTAAAATATGAAGAGGAATACCTGGCCCGTCAGACGTTTTTCGAGCCATACCCGCCCGAGCTGATCGACATAGGCGACTCGGGGAAAGGGAGAGCTATTTAA
- the trpS gene encoding tryptophan--tRNA ligase encodes MATIKKPILVTGDRPTGRLHLGHLVGSLYNRIEFQDDYDCYFLVADLHMLTTHYDKVKEVEKNTIEMVMDWLSVGMDPEKATFYVQSQIPYITELYAMLAMICGVPRAERIPTLKEKIQDMGVGENYSVGLLGYPVLMAADILMFKATKVPVGDDQLSHIELTRELARRFNFLYGDFFIEPEPVISKTSRLVGTDGNRKMSKSLDNCIYLSDDPGEVEKRVRTMYTDPKRIRADIPGTVEGNPVFIYHDAFNGNTEEIEDLKERYRTGNVGDVEVKKKLARAINELLEPIRERRREYEKRPDDVRDILREGTKRANEIAHGNMDEIITHMGLFKP; translated from the coding sequence ATGGCCACGATAAAGAAACCGATTCTCGTCACAGGGGACAGACCCACAGGGAGGCTCCATCTGGGGCATCTGGTGGGCTCGCTCTATAACCGTATAGAGTTCCAGGACGACTACGACTGCTACTTTCTGGTGGCCGATCTCCACATGCTTACAACCCATTACGACAAAGTTAAGGAAGTGGAGAAGAACACGATCGAGATGGTCATGGACTGGCTGTCAGTAGGGATGGACCCTGAGAAGGCGACCTTCTACGTGCAGTCTCAGATACCCTACATTACGGAGCTATACGCCATGCTGGCCATGATCTGCGGGGTCCCGCGTGCCGAGAGGATTCCCACTCTAAAGGAAAAGATACAGGATATGGGGGTAGGGGAGAACTACTCGGTCGGGCTTCTCGGATACCCGGTTCTCATGGCTGCTGACATACTTATGTTCAAGGCGACGAAAGTCCCTGTGGGAGACGACCAGCTCAGCCACATCGAGCTCACGAGGGAGCTTGCCCGGAGGTTCAATTTCCTCTACGGCGATTTCTTCATCGAGCCAGAGCCCGTAATCAGTAAGACCTCGAGGCTTGTCGGTACGGACGGCAACAGGAAGATGTCCAAAAGTCTCGATAACTGCATATACCTGTCTGACGACCCCGGGGAAGTCGAGAAGCGCGTGCGGACCATGTACACAGACCCCAAGCGTATCCGCGCCGACATACCGGGCACGGTAGAGGGCAACCCTGTGTTCATATACCACGACGCCTTTAACGGGAATACGGAGGAAATTGAGGACCTGAAGGAGCGCTACAGGACCGGAAACGTAGGGGACGTGGAGGTTAAGAAAAAGCTCGCCCGCGCCATAAACGAGCTCCTCGAACCCATAAGAGAGCGGAGGCGCGAGTACGAGAAAAGACCAGACGACGTGAGGGATATTCTGAGGGAAGGCACAAAACGCGCAAACGAGATCGCCCACGGAAACATGGACGAGATAATAACCCACATGGGGCTTTTCAAACCCTGA
- a CDS encoding DUF488 domain-containing protein: protein MTNSDPKPKIFSIGHSNRTFDEFVGILTHYGIETLADIRSYPHSGRNPHFDKERLEKELPPLGIEYIWIKKLGGMRKEGYGEYMKTDGFSEGLGELESKAKGKKTAFMCSELSWRNCHRSFVARALHSRGREVVHIHNIDEAEIHSVLPGL from the coding sequence ATGACGAATTCAGACCCCAAACCCAAAATCTTCTCCATCGGCCATTCTAACCGCACTTTCGACGAGTTCGTCGGGATTTTGACGCACTACGGTATCGAGACATTAGCCGATATAAGGAGCTATCCGCACTCGGGAAGAAACCCGCATTTTGACAAAGAGCGGCTCGAAAAAGAGCTGCCGCCACTCGGCATCGAGTATATATGGATAAAAAAACTGGGCGGTATGCGGAAAGAAGGATACGGGGAATATATGAAGACGGACGGTTTCTCGGAAGGTCTCGGGGAACTCGAATCCAAAGCAAAGGGAAAAAAGACCGCGTTTATGTGCTCGGAACTGTCGTGGCGGAACTGCCACAGGAGCTTCGTCGCAAGGGCCCTTCACAGCCGGGGCCGTGAGGTCGTGCATATTCACAACATAGACGAGGCCGAGATACACTCGGTCCTGCCGGGCTTATAA
- a CDS encoding DUF4186 family protein has protein sequence MLERLAPRNPPNDGRQTPMRNHPVFIAQHATATCCRKCLFKWHGIEAEDHELTSAEKNYMLEVLKAWLSRYGINKISDEKQKNIG, from the coding sequence ATGCTTGAAAGGCTTGCCCCTCGTAATCCTCCGAACGACGGAAGGCAGACACCCATGCGGAACCATCCCGTGTTTATCGCGCAGCACGCGACCGCCACATGCTGCAGGAAATGCCTCTTTAAGTGGCATGGGATCGAAGCGGAAGACCACGAGCTTACCAGTGCTGAAAAGAACTATATGCTGGAAGTGCTGAAGGCATGGCTCTCCCGTTACGGGATTAATAAAATTTCTGACGAAAAACAGAAAAATATTGGTTAA
- a CDS encoding c-type cytochrome, translating into MYKLKRKQIKEVIVIGVLFGLVILLSAFMTSCTQDENREDEVVEVENENVDTTTEDEEAVESLQNEVEEAETDNDKDPAKASPAEGKEIFAQNCTPCHGQDGTGEGPTAAALDPKPRDLTDASYVSTLSNEHLFKVISGGGLAVGKSAAMPAWSNSLSDDDIQDVISYIRKDLCNCEFESTN; encoded by the coding sequence ATGTATAAATTGAAGAGAAAACAGATAAAAGAGGTTATTGTTATAGGGGTACTTTTTGGTTTGGTTATCCTTCTATCCGCATTTATGACTTCCTGTACTCAGGATGAAAACAGGGAGGATGAAGTAGTCGAAGTCGAGAATGAAAATGTAGACACCACTACCGAAGATGAAGAAGCCGTTGAATCCTTACAAAATGAAGTAGAAGAAGCAGAAACAGATAATGATAAAGACCCCGCTAAAGCCAGTCCCGCCGAGGGCAAAGAAATATTTGCACAGAATTGTACGCCGTGTCACGGTCAGGATGGAACAGGGGAAGGTCCCACGGCAGCTGCGCTTGATCCCAAGCCCAGGGATTTAACGGATGCGTCATACGTGTCCACACTGAGTAATGAGCATCTGTTTAAAGTAATTAGCGGCGGGGGATTGGCGGTCGGTAAATCCGCTGCAATGCCTGCATGGTCAAACAGTTTGTCGGATGATGACATACAGGATGTCATTTCTTACATAAGAAAGGATCTATGCAACTGTGAGTTTGAATCTACAAACTAA
- a CDS encoding PAS domain S-box protein, giving the protein MPIKPIKMRNEEKSYLIDMDELFRTIFERAAIGIALVDLDGRPITINPALQEMLGYTKNEISKMVFTEFTHPEDAAKDWELYQRLVSGEIDHYRMEKRYYRKNGEIVHGLLNVSLVKAAKDDSNYILATVDNITDRNEAESDIALLNQLMQAVHNFLDLEELYNVALDNIKSMDSVDMAIIYLVDEETNEAVMQAQRNFPETFLKRASRIPHPKGITWKVINRGEIINIEDAQKDPDIGPAGRELGHHSILGIPISSKEKTIGVIWFLSYRERKFNKREVRVLSAFGYEIGIAIAKAKMIQELKLKQEQLIQSEKLASMGQMISSIAHEINNPLTPIIGYSQKLLTRTDLDQKLKGSLEIMHDSAQRVYKIIDKLLSFSRKYAPAREPVDINSLVEESLEFRAYQLNLANIEVVKDLKPDIPKVTASPNQIQQVLTNMIINAEQSISSSKNHGRLQVKTKIKNKKWIEVFIADDGPGIPKKIAGKIFDPFFTTKDPGKGTGLGLYVAYGIIKDHGGNIELLKNGKKGAKFVIEFPIEDSIMKPKINPEEQSGNNLNTIKKKRVLIVEDEDMITELIKVVLEQEDNTVEIAKNGREALEKIRTTHYDVIVSDVKMPEINGIQFYDEIRENNPGLIRNILFITGDPSFETMEFLNQIDNPFLVKPFKIEKFMSCISELMAHENL; this is encoded by the coding sequence TTGCCAATAAAGCCGATAAAAATGAGGAATGAGGAAAAATCCTATCTGATAGACATGGATGAACTATTCCGTACGATTTTTGAAAGAGCGGCGATTGGAATAGCTCTGGTAGATCTTGATGGACGTCCGATTACGATTAACCCAGCCCTCCAAGAAATGCTCGGCTATACCAAAAATGAAATAAGCAAAATGGTTTTTACCGAGTTTACTCACCCCGAAGACGCGGCTAAAGATTGGGAATTGTACCAAAGACTTGTATCCGGGGAAATAGATCATTATCGAATGGAAAAGCGATATTATCGCAAAAACGGTGAAATTGTACACGGGTTGTTAAATGTATCGCTAGTAAAAGCTGCGAAAGATGATTCGAACTATATTCTGGCTACGGTAGACAATATTACAGACCGAAATGAAGCGGAGTCAGACATAGCCCTGCTTAATCAACTTATGCAAGCGGTGCATAATTTTCTCGACCTAGAAGAACTTTATAATGTTGCGTTGGACAATATTAAGTCCATGGATAGTGTAGACATGGCTATAATTTATTTGGTAGACGAAGAAACCAATGAAGCGGTAATGCAGGCGCAAAGAAATTTCCCCGAGACATTCTTAAAAAGGGCATCGAGGATACCTCATCCGAAGGGAATAACCTGGAAAGTAATAAACAGAGGGGAAATCATCAATATCGAAGACGCGCAGAAGGATCCGGATATCGGACCCGCGGGCAGAGAGCTTGGACATCATAGCATATTGGGAATACCGATATCTTCAAAAGAAAAGACAATAGGCGTAATATGGTTTCTCAGCTACAGGGAAAGAAAGTTTAACAAGAGAGAAGTACGGGTGCTTTCCGCTTTTGGTTATGAAATTGGTATCGCCATTGCAAAGGCAAAAATGATTCAAGAATTAAAACTCAAGCAGGAGCAGCTTATACAATCTGAAAAGCTGGCATCAATGGGACAGATGATATCCAGCATTGCTCATGAAATTAACAATCCGCTCACCCCCATTATCGGTTATTCACAGAAACTTTTGACGAGAACCGATCTGGATCAAAAGCTCAAAGGATCTTTGGAAATAATGCACGACTCAGCACAAAGGGTCTATAAAATAATCGACAAACTATTGTCATTCTCAAGAAAATATGCTCCTGCCAGAGAGCCGGTAGATATCAACAGCCTGGTGGAAGAGTCGCTTGAGTTCAGAGCGTACCAGCTAAATCTGGCGAATATAGAAGTCGTTAAAGATTTAAAACCCGATATCCCTAAAGTAACGGCGTCCCCCAATCAGATTCAGCAAGTACTTACAAACATGATTATAAATGCCGAGCAGTCTATTTCTTCATCTAAAAATCATGGCCGTCTGCAAGTTAAAACAAAAATTAAAAACAAGAAATGGATAGAAGTATTTATTGCAGATGATGGTCCGGGAATTCCAAAAAAAATAGCAGGAAAGATATTCGATCCATTCTTCACCACTAAGGACCCGGGAAAAGGAACAGGTCTGGGCCTCTATGTCGCCTATGGGATTATAAAAGATCATGGCGGTAATATTGAGCTTCTAAAAAACGGCAAAAAGGGAGCTAAATTTGTAATTGAGTTCCCTATAGAGGATTCGATTATGAAACCAAAAATAAATCCTGAAGAGCAATCGGGTAATAACTTAAATACGATTAAAAAGAAACGAGTGCTCATTGTAGAAGACGAAGATATGATAACAGAACTAATTAAGGTAGTCCTCGAACAAGAAGACAATACAGTGGAAATTGCCAAAAATGGAAGAGAAGCGCTAGAGAAAATAAGAACAACACATTATGATGTGATTGTGTCCGATGTAAAAATGCCGGAAATCAATGGAATACAATTCTACGATGAAATCAGAGAAAACAACCCCGGGCTTATCAGGAATATTTTATTTATAACTGGTGATCCGAGCTTTGAAACAATGGAATTTCTAAATCAAATAGATAACCCTTTCTTGGTCAAGCCATTTAAAATCGAGAAGTTTATGTCCTGTATCAGTGAGCTTATGGCACATGAAAATCTCTAG
- a CDS encoding NHL repeat-containing protein, protein MFNLTSLDVRKKFILALVVLASLFSGAALTYAQDAAGLFVSSFGNNRVNEYNATTGNFVDIFAEGIVSGLDGPWGIAFGPDGNLYVSSFATDEVIRYDGETGVMIDIFVSQGSGGLDQPFTLVFGPDGNLYVVSTGTGQVLSYDGETGAFLDVFVNSGSGGLDNPYGIVFGPDGNAYVTSAISDSVIRYDGETGVFIDVFVPAGSGGLALPSGLTFGPDGNLYVNSRGDNSVLSYDGETGVFIDVFVPAGSGGLDSAESNAFGPDGNLYVSSRGNDSVLRYDGETGAFLDAFVPESSGGLDDPFGFVFGPDEDLYVTSFGRDQVLKYDGETGAFIEIFVSQTNIGLDQPEGLVFGPDGNLYVSSRGRDEILRFNGNTGALIDEFVPPGSGGLDNPRSLVFGPDDNLYVASSGSNEILRYDGVTGAFIDAFVTTGNGGLEDPFGLIFGSDGNLYVASRGTDEVLRYSGLTGAFIDAFVPAGSGGLERSWGLDFGPDGDLYVTSVGTNEVLRYDGVTGAFIDVFITAGSGGLSGAFCLLFNPDGDLLVCSFFTNEVLLYNGQTGAFIDAFVSAGSGGLNGPTGIVFRIISSNGSSGCSIAEAGTKASFPLVLLLAPILFLMSRRLMRVSRKTV, encoded by the coding sequence ATGTTCAATCTCACATCTTTAGACGTGCGCAAAAAGTTTATTTTAGCGCTCGTTGTACTGGCTTCACTATTCAGCGGCGCTGCTCTAACCTATGCACAGGATGCGGCGGGTCTGTTTGTAAGCAGCTTCGGCAACAACAGGGTAAACGAGTATAACGCGACCACCGGGAACTTCGTCGATATATTCGCCGAGGGAATCGTTAGCGGACTCGACGGTCCCTGGGGTATTGCATTCGGCCCTGACGGCAACCTGTATGTAAGCAGCTTCGCCACCGATGAGGTAATCCGGTATGACGGGGAAACGGGAGTTATGATTGACATATTCGTATCCCAGGGCTCGGGCGGACTGGACCAGCCCTTTACTCTCGTATTCGGTCCCGACGGCAACCTGTACGTCGTTAGCACCGGCACAGGACAGGTACTGAGCTACGACGGGGAAACCGGCGCTTTTCTGGATGTATTCGTAAACTCCGGAAGCGGGGGCCTTGACAACCCTTACGGTATAGTATTCGGTCCCGACGGCAACGCTTACGTGACGAGTGCCATCTCAGACAGCGTGATACGCTATGACGGAGAAACCGGCGTTTTTATTGATGTTTTCGTTCCTGCCGGAAGCGGAGGGCTGGCTCTACCGAGCGGCCTCACGTTCGGTCCCGACGGGAATCTGTATGTTAACTCGCGGGGCGATAATTCAGTGCTCAGTTATGACGGAGAAACCGGCGTTTTTATCGATGTTTTCGTTCCTGCCGGGAGCGGAGGGCTAGATTCCGCCGAGAGCAACGCTTTCGGCCCCGACGGGAACCTCTATGTAAGCAGCCGGGGAAATGATTCCGTGCTCCGGTACGACGGGGAAACGGGCGCGTTCCTGGACGCTTTCGTTCCGGAAAGCTCAGGCGGCCTCGACGACCCCTTCGGATTTGTTTTCGGACCCGATGAGGATCTCTATGTGACCAGTTTCGGAAGAGACCAGGTGCTTAAATATGACGGGGAAACGGGAGCTTTTATCGAAATTTTCGTTTCTCAAACGAACATTGGTCTCGACCAGCCCGAGGGTCTCGTATTCGGTCCTGACGGGAACCTCTACGTAAGCAGCCGGGGCAGAGACGAGATACTCCGTTTTAACGGAAACACAGGTGCGCTGATAGACGAGTTCGTCCCTCCGGGGAGCGGCGGACTGGATAACCCGCGCTCGCTGGTTTTCGGTCCCGACGACAACCTGTACGTTGCCAGCTCCGGGAGCAATGAGATACTACGCTACGACGGCGTGACAGGAGCGTTTATCGACGCATTCGTAACCACAGGGAATGGCGGATTGGAAGACCCGTTCGGTCTCATATTCGGTTCGGACGGCAATTTATATGTAGCGAGCCGCGGGACAGACGAAGTATTAAGGTATAGCGGCCTGACGGGGGCGTTTATAGACGCTTTCGTTCCTGCTGGCAGCGGCGGGCTGGAGCGCTCCTGGGGACTTGATTTCGGACCCGATGGAGACCTTTACGTAACAAGCGTCGGCACCAATGAGGTGCTCCGGTATGACGGAGTGACGGGGGCGTTTATAGATGTATTCATAACCGCTGGCAGCGGCGGATTGAGTGGCGCTTTCTGCCTGCTGTTTAACCCCGACGGCGACCTACTTGTATGCAGTTTCTTCACCAATGAGGTGCTGCTCTATAATGGCCAAACCGGGGCGTTTATTGACGCTTTCGTTAGTGCGGGCAGCGGCGGGCTGAACGGTCCGACCGGCATTGTCTTCAGAATAATCTCAAGCAACGGCAGCAGCGGCTGTTCCATTGCAGAGGCCGGAACGAAGGCATCATTTCCGCTCGTTCTTCTACTGGCTCCGATTTTATTCCTGATGTCGAGAAGGCTTATGCGTGTTAGCAGAAAAACTGTTTAA
- a CDS encoding GH25 family lysozyme, with the protein MNRIIAVSAFFIVLGVTTFIFFEKGYLRLNYPGTSRFPVRGIDISHHQSAIDWPLLDREELDFAFIKATEGGDHKDTKFEENWNKAHEIGLVRGAYHFFTFCKTGYEQAMNYIDTVPVEENTLPPVIDLEFGGNCSARPSKEEVLEEIAEFSNIMESRYGKRPLIYATRQSYEEFLAGELPGQKIWIRDIYSSPRLPDKREWSFWQYANRGRLIGIEGFVDLNVFNGDREEFMELVDGKR; encoded by the coding sequence ATGAACAGGATAATCGCCGTCTCAGCGTTTTTTATCGTCCTTGGCGTGACGACCTTCATTTTCTTCGAGAAAGGTTATCTGCGGCTCAACTATCCCGGTACATCCAGATTCCCTGTGCGCGGTATAGATATTTCACACCATCAAAGCGCGATAGACTGGCCGCTTCTCGATCGGGAGGAGCTCGACTTCGCCTTCATCAAAGCTACGGAGGGCGGAGACCACAAGGATACGAAGTTCGAGGAGAACTGGAATAAAGCGCACGAGATAGGCCTTGTCAGAGGGGCCTATCATTTCTTCACGTTTTGCAAAACGGGCTATGAGCAGGCGATGAATTATATCGACACGGTCCCTGTGGAGGAAAACACTCTTCCGCCTGTGATCGACCTCGAGTTCGGGGGTAACTGCAGCGCAAGGCCTTCCAAAGAGGAAGTGTTGGAGGAGATTGCGGAATTTTCCAATATTATGGAGTCAAGGTACGGCAAGCGCCCTCTCATATACGCAACACGGCAGTCCTATGAGGAGTTTCTGGCGGGTGAGCTGCCCGGGCAAAAGATATGGATACGGGATATCTATTCATCGCCCCGTCTCCCGGATAAGAGGGAATGGAGCTTCTGGCAGTATGCCAACCGGGGAAGGCTAATCGGCATAGAGGGTTTTGTCGATCTGAACGTCTTTAACGGCGACCGCGAGGAGTTTATGGAGCTGGTGGACGGGAAGAGATAA
- a CDS encoding phosphotransferase, protein MTIKDPMHPDEITPEWITHALREGGVLKKASAKSLAKDILGQEIGFLSSVVRVRIEYDAHEKDAPLSVVVKIEPEEGDFRQFGDELHAFQREIRFYKEVAVNVPVRLPRVYYAVDEPPAFSMVMEDLSSFTPGDQLVGMHERQVMDTVEELARLQARYWNNEALEKLEWMPDRNGVSDDYAQKWESFVTHFGQYLEPEGLELGEKLCRFIDWKNKEIAKRPKTIVHSDLREDNLLFAPPGSPDPIIIIDWQLAVKTLGTFDVARLMGGSELPKERKRHQLRVLRKWHDTLLEEGVSGYTWEEALYDFRLAALSVLCFPVHFHVGVIGAEGRTKELAKVIVSRNFSSAVDLDAGSILKE, encoded by the coding sequence ATGACAATTAAAGACCCGATGCACCCTGATGAGATAACGCCTGAGTGGATAACCCACGCGCTCAGAGAGGGAGGAGTGCTTAAAAAAGCCTCCGCTAAGTCTCTCGCAAAGGATATTCTGGGACAGGAAATAGGCTTTCTAAGCAGTGTCGTGCGGGTGAGAATCGAATACGATGCTCATGAGAAAGACGCCCCCCTGTCGGTAGTGGTTAAAATCGAACCTGAGGAAGGGGACTTCCGGCAGTTCGGCGATGAGCTTCACGCGTTTCAGAGAGAGATACGGTTTTATAAGGAAGTAGCGGTAAATGTTCCGGTACGGCTTCCCCGCGTTTACTATGCGGTGGACGAACCGCCTGCTTTTTCGATGGTAATGGAGGACCTGAGCTCTTTTACGCCGGGTGACCAGCTCGTGGGTATGCACGAGCGGCAGGTTATGGATACGGTAGAAGAGCTGGCCAGGCTGCAGGCCCGGTACTGGAACAATGAAGCGCTGGAAAAGCTTGAATGGATGCCGGATAGAAACGGGGTAAGTGACGATTACGCTCAGAAGTGGGAATCTTTCGTTACTCACTTCGGCCAGTACCTGGAACCGGAGGGGCTTGAATTGGGGGAAAAGTTATGCCGTTTTATCGACTGGAAGAATAAAGAGATCGCCAAAAGGCCAAAGACGATCGTTCACAGCGACCTGAGAGAGGACAATCTTTTATTCGCGCCGCCGGGTTCTCCGGACCCGATCATAATAATAGACTGGCAGCTTGCGGTGAAAACCCTCGGGACGTTTGACGTCGCGAGACTAATGGGCGGAAGCGAGCTGCCCAAAGAACGAAAGAGGCATCAGCTCAGGGTGCTGAGAAAGTGGCACGATACGCTTCTAGAAGAAGGGGTGAGCGGTTACACATGGGAAGAGGCCTTGTACGATTTCCGCCTGGCCGCGCTCTCCGTCCTATGCTTTCCGGTACATTTTCATGTGGGAGTAATCGGAGCCGAGGGCCGCACAAAGGAGCTGGCGAAGGTTATTGTATCGCGTAATTTCTCTTCAGCGGTTGACCTGGACGCCGGGTCAATACTGAAAGAGTGA
- a CDS encoding SRPBCC family protein, whose translation MANGFTVKEKIDRPSDEVWSFLTDMSQAGKWMTGVEKIKPVTPGPIGLGSRFSFVSRGAERETEVSTWEPQKVIALTSTQGGITATYEYSVSSHNNYTEVRLNAVCKAKGFWKIIHPLILFLMKKSDSNHLARLKNAIENSGS comes from the coding sequence ATGGCAAACGGTTTTACTGTAAAGGAAAAGATTGATCGCCCATCGGATGAAGTTTGGTCATTCCTTACGGATATGAGTCAAGCCGGTAAATGGATGACGGGCGTTGAAAAAATAAAACCTGTTACCCCTGGGCCGATTGGTTTGGGCTCACGGTTTAGTTTTGTCTCTCGTGGCGCAGAACGCGAGACGGAAGTGTCCACTTGGGAACCACAGAAGGTGATTGCTTTAACCTCAACACAAGGCGGGATTACTGCAACATACGAGTATTCAGTTAGTAGCCATAATAACTACACTGAGGTTCGACTCAACGCCGTATGCAAAGCCAAAGGATTTTGGAAGATCATTCATCCACTTATACTGTTTCTAATGAAAAAGAGCGATTCAAACCATTTGGCTCGTTTGAAGAATGCAATAGAAAATTCAGGCTCTTGA
- a CDS encoding nuclear transport factor 2 family protein: MSEQILDHHLSAVNEGDIEAILEDYTDESKIINSRGIITGLDNIRDLFTTFTRDIIPTGAKFELTNKTVDSNVAYIIWNAESAAYKIPFATDTFLFENGKIKVQTVALILEPKK, encoded by the coding sequence ATGTCAGAACAAATATTGGACCACCACCTTAGCGCGGTCAATGAAGGGGATATAGAGGCGATTCTCGAGGACTATACGGACGAGTCCAAAATAATTAATTCCAGAGGCATAATTACGGGGCTGGATAATATCAGAGACCTTTTCACGACCTTTACAAGGGATATCATTCCTACGGGCGCAAAATTCGAGCTTACGAACAAGACCGTGGACAGCAATGTCGCGTACATAATCTGGAATGCCGAGTCCGCCGCATACAAAATTCCCTTCGCTACCGATACATTCCTTTTCGAGAACGGGAAAATCAAGGTTCAGACTGTCGCGTTAATATTGGAACCGAAAAAATAG
- a CDS encoding DUF1801 domain-containing protein: MTIDEYMDKLPLDRRERIMKLLRHIKTWFPGAVVTMKYKMPTIEKNGNWVAVANQKNYIALYTCSEEHIAPYIEKHPDIRHGKGCINFRDNDEIRYDDLKNVVSGALNAKNTHT; this comes from the coding sequence ATGACTATTGACGAGTATATGGACAAGCTCCCGCTCGACAGGCGGGAGAGGATAATGAAGCTTCTCCGGCATATTAAGACATGGTTTCCCGGTGCGGTCGTAACCATGAAATACAAGATGCCGACCATTGAGAAGAATGGAAACTGGGTAGCGGTCGCGAATCAAAAAAACTACATCGCGCTTTATACATGCTCCGAGGAGCACATTGCCCCTTACATCGAAAAGCACCCGGATATAAGACACGGAAAAGGCTGCATTAATTTCAGAGACAACGATGAAATCCGTTATGACGACCTGAAAAACGTCGTGTCAGGCGCGCTTAACGCTAAGAATACGCACACATAA